The bacterium DNA segment GATGACATTGGGCCACGTTCCAACATCCCATCCCCAGCCGATTGTCTCACTGTATACGATGCTTCCTGCTTGGCTTGCTTGTGGAGGAAGGGGAGCGGTGACGGTAACATATGTCGTGCTAGATTTTGATGCATCTTGCACGCTTGTTGCGGTTACTGTTGCAGTAGTTGTATACGATGGAGCTGTAAAAAATCCGGATGAAACCTTTACTCAAATCTGACACTCTCTAACATCTTTGCCATCGCGTCAATCTGAACCTGCAATTCTGGCGTGATTTTTGAGGGATCGGAAAGGAAATCGTCGGAGCTAGAACGAGAGGTGTACAATTCGGTAATTCGTATCCAATGATTATCTCCATCTTTGTTAATGAAATAACTTCTGTTTGGTTCACTGGCTTTGAAAATACCGCCGACAACCCGAACCGCTTTCTTTCCGCCGATAAGCACGATCTTGCAGTTGTCGTATGTGTAAGGGCTTTCAGAAAAGGTTTTGATTTTACAACTACTTCCAATAGGCAAATTTAAGGCTTCGCGTAAAGAAGAGAGAGAAAGCGTGAACAGACCTGTTGGTCCTGGATTTTCAGTAACGAAGGTATTCCATTTATTCACGCTTTCATCAGTAAATCCGCTAACCAACATCTGGCCGTTTGGTTGCATATTGAACCAAATCTTATCTTCTGAAACACCATCATCTTGCGGAAAAGGCGGAGAAACCTGGCATCTATCATCACACGGATACTGAAGTGAAAATCCGTACTTTTCGCTTGAATACGTCTTCATCACCACACTTTTTTCTTTTGCGGTATTGTCGATTACTGACGGATTTTCTTTTTCCGTCAACGCAACATACCATCCTGCTCCGAGTATGAATAGGAGGGCAAGAGCGATTGAAACATATATTAACTGTTTCCGGTTCATGTTTTTATATTTCCCACAGAAACCATACTCACATATTTGTCCTCTTTATACAAAAGAGAAAATGTCATATTTGTGCGGGGCTGCGATTTTGGTTAGAAATCTATCCGTAGTTACACACAAGTTCTTTCAGATCAATAGTAGGTCTAATGTAGGTCGCTCCTTTGTAATAGCCACGCATATCTTTCCCAAAACCGTTAATAAGTGACTCAAAGGTTTCAGGGTTTGCGTTTGGTACAATGGTGGTATTTAAATACACATGGGCTGAGTCTTTACTATAATAAGTTTCTCCGCAACCCTCGTAGATAGTCTGCCACAGTATCTTAAATGTTTTAGGATCCGCACCGGGGATAGATTCATAGCCGAAGTACACAGTTTTACCATCGGTTCCATAGTTATGGATGCCCGACCCATTTTCTATCGGCTGGAATGTCGCAGATATCACCCCAGAAAGCGGCTTTCCTGCATAGTACACAGCTGTTGCGTCTCGTGCATACAAGTATGAAATATCACCCTTCATGGATTTAAGAGATCCTTTTAAAATCTCTATGGTATCAGGATCCGCACTGATTAAATTTTTATTGTAGTACACATGTGTATCATCAATCTCATACGCCGAAGTGGGACGACCATAGTAATCAGGACCACCCAGGGGGCGAAGATTCAATTTACTACCTTCATTAATGGTCCGTGCTGAATTTTTATACTTTAAAAAATATACGCTACTGCAAAGTATAACAGCTACAAAAATTATTGCTATCAAAATCGTGGAAGTAACGACCTCTTTTTTTGTATTCATAAAATTATTGTAGTATGGAAAAAATCAATCTCTTTATCGTATATATTCACAAAATAACCTAACTTGATTGCGTAGATTTTTCATGCACCTCACTCAAAGAACATGATTACTTTTATATTCCCCACAGAAGCCATACTTACATATATTAAAAATAAATGCAAAAAAACGTGGGGATTTCTTGCCATTTACCGTTAATCAAGCTATACTCCGAAACATGAAAAAACAGACAATTGTTATCGCTCTCGCAATCCTTGTCCTTATCGGATTGGGGTGGGTTGTGGTGTATAAAAATACACATGCAAAAAAGGTTTCTGGTTTGGATTGGC contains these protein-coding regions:
- a CDS encoding DKNYY domain-containing protein, translating into MNTKKEVVTSTILIAIIFVAVILCSSVYFLKYKNSARTINEGSKLNLRPLGGPDYYGRPTSAYEIDDTHVYYNKNLISADPDTIEILKGSLKSMKGDISYLYARDATAVYYAGKPLSGVISATFQPIENGSGIHNYGTDGKTVYFGYESIPGADPKTFKILWQTIYEGCGETYYSKDSAHVYLNTTIVPNANPETFESLINGFGKDMRGYYKGATYIRPTIDLKELVCNYG